A genome region from Streptomyces pratensis includes the following:
- a CDS encoding TetR/AcrR family transcriptional regulator: MSDLATAPAASRPRQIIAAARALLEADGPEALTMRRLADRVGVKAPSLYKHFPDKSSVVAALAAEMLRETAGVLSAAEAAAPGSFSALATAYRTYALAHPHLYLLTMGRTLPAPGAADAAAAPLFRAAGGDEDRARAAWAFAHGMVVLELNGSFPPGADLSAAWEAGIAAFTAAPAG; the protein is encoded by the coding sequence GTGAGTGACCTCGCCACCGCCCCCGCCGCCAGCAGGCCCCGGCAGATCATCGCCGCCGCGCGCGCCCTGCTGGAGGCCGACGGCCCCGAAGCGCTCACCATGCGACGGCTCGCCGACCGGGTGGGTGTCAAGGCGCCGTCCCTCTACAAGCACTTCCCGGACAAGTCGTCCGTGGTGGCGGCGCTGGCCGCCGAGATGCTCCGGGAGACGGCCGGGGTCCTCTCGGCCGCCGAGGCGGCGGCCCCGGGTTCCTTCTCCGCGCTCGCCACCGCCTACCGCACCTACGCCCTGGCCCACCCGCACCTCTACCTCCTCACCATGGGCCGCACCCTCCCCGCCCCGGGAGCGGCCGACGCCGCGGCCGCTCCGCTGTTCCGTGCCGCCGGGGGCGACGAGGACCGGGCCCGGGCTGCCTGGGCATTCGCCCACGGGATGGTGGTCCTCGAACTCAACGGCAGCTTCCCCCCGGGCGCCGACCTCTCTGCTGCCTGGGAGGCGGGTATCGCGGCCTTCACCGCCGCCCCCGCCGGGTAG
- the yaaA gene encoding peroxide stress protein YaaA, protein MLVLLPPSEGKAASGRGAPLKPESLSLQGLADARAAVLNELVELCLADEDKAREVLGLSEGLRGEVAKNTELRTAGTRPAGEIYTGVLYDALDLATLDAAAKRRAGKSLLVFSGLWGAVRVGDRIPSYRCSMGVKLPGLGALNAYWRAPMASVMPEAAGDGLVLDLRSSAYAGAWKPSGEVAERTASVRVLQSQVVNGVEKRSVVSHFNKATKGRMVRDLLLAGARPKGPAELVEVLRDLGHVVEVQAPGRAGRPWALDVVVTEIH, encoded by the coding sequence GTGCTCGTGCTGTTGCCGCCCTCCGAAGGTAAGGCCGCCTCGGGGCGCGGGGCACCGCTGAAGCCGGAGTCCCTGTCCCTGCAGGGTCTCGCCGACGCCCGGGCGGCGGTCCTCAACGAGCTGGTCGAGCTGTGCCTGGCGGACGAGGACAAGGCGCGTGAGGTGCTCGGCCTGAGTGAGGGGCTGCGGGGCGAGGTCGCGAAGAACACGGAGCTGCGCACGGCCGGGACCCGGCCCGCCGGGGAGATCTACACCGGTGTGCTCTACGACGCCCTGGACCTGGCCACGCTGGACGCGGCGGCCAAGCGTCGCGCCGGGAAGTCGCTGCTGGTCTTCTCCGGGCTGTGGGGCGCGGTTCGGGTGGGCGACCGGATCCCGTCGTACCGCTGCTCGATGGGGGTGAAGCTGCCGGGCCTGGGCGCCCTGAACGCGTACTGGCGCGCGCCGATGGCGTCGGTGATGCCGGAGGCGGCCGGGGACGGGCTGGTCCTGGATCTGCGATCGTCCGCCTACGCCGGGGCGTGGAAGCCCTCGGGCGAGGTCGCGGAGCGCACGGCGAGTGTGCGGGTGCTCCAGTCACAGGTGGTGAACGGCGTGGAGAAGCGGTCGGTGGTCAGCCACTTCAACAAGGCGACCAAGGGCCGGATGGTCCGGGACCTGCTGCTGGCGGGGGCGCGGCCGAAGGGTCCGGCCGAGCTGGTGGAGGTGCTGCGCGACCTCGGACACGTCGTGGAGGTGCAGGCCCCCGGGCGGGCCGGGCGGCCGTGGGCGCTCGACGTGGTGGTCACCGAGATCCACTGA
- a CDS encoding sulfite exporter TauE/SafE family protein, which produces MSWSTGLLGFVAGLLISVATAPVGVSGAVFLLPVQVSILGVPSPAVTPTNLLYNVVSCPGALLRYRSNGGLRGPLTRLLVVGAVPGVVIGAVIRVFAVPGPTVFRAFMAVLLLPLGAWLCARTLRPARRTAAAAAPSPRATTGLALAVGIAGGVYGIGGGSLLGPILVGRGVPVAKVAPAALACTFVTSLAGAGTYALLSLTATGDIAPDWALGLACGLGGLCGGYLGAWLQPRLPETGLRLLLGVLALGIGLLYAVQAAS; this is translated from the coding sequence GTGAGTTGGTCCACAGGACTCCTGGGCTTCGTCGCCGGACTGCTGATCTCTGTGGCCACCGCGCCCGTGGGCGTCTCCGGTGCCGTGTTCCTGCTGCCGGTGCAGGTCAGCATTCTGGGAGTGCCGAGCCCGGCCGTGACCCCCACCAATCTGCTGTACAACGTGGTGTCCTGTCCCGGAGCCCTCCTGCGCTACCGCAGCAACGGCGGGCTGCGCGGTCCGCTGACCCGGCTGCTCGTGGTGGGCGCCGTGCCGGGGGTCGTGATCGGCGCGGTGATCCGGGTCTTCGCGGTGCCGGGCCCCACGGTCTTCCGGGCGTTCATGGCCGTCCTGCTGCTCCCGCTGGGCGCGTGGCTGTGCGCCCGTACGCTGCGTCCCGCCCGCCGCACTGCGGCCGCCGCAGCACCGTCGCCCCGTGCCACCACCGGCCTCGCCCTCGCCGTCGGCATCGCGGGAGGTGTCTACGGCATCGGCGGAGGCTCCCTGCTCGGCCCGATCCTCGTCGGGCGCGGGGTGCCCGTCGCCAAGGTCGCTCCCGCCGCGCTCGCCTGCACGTTCGTCACGTCCCTGGCGGGGGCGGGCACCTACGCGCTGCTGTCCCTGACGGCCACGGGCGACATCGCGCCCGACTGGGCGCTGGGCCTGGCATGCGGCCTCGGCGGGCTCTGCGGCGGCTACCTCGGGGCCTGGCTCCAGCCACGCCTCCCCGAGACGGGGCTACGGCTCCTGCTGGGCGTGCTCGCCCTGGGCATCGGCCTGCTGTACGCGGTCCAGGCGGCGAGCTGA
- a CDS encoding RNB domain-containing ribonuclease — protein MPRRQLHITGADGTPLRAALRALRTELGLPAGFPPAVLAEAGDAARTPDVSGHHDATDLPFLTIDPPDSEDLDQAMHLERRRHGFRVHYAIADVAAFVRPGGALDTEAHRRVTTLYFPDGKVPLHPPVLSEGAASLLPGETRPAALWRIDLDTEGRAVTAEVRRALVRSRAKLDPAGVQRQIDAGTAEEPLALLRDIGLLRQQQEIARGGISLDVPQQEIVGRDGTYGLDYRAPVPAEGWNAQISLLTGMAAAGIMRDSGTGILRTLPVAPDGAVARLRRSAEALRVEWPHHVPYAEVIRSLDPAKGSHAAFLQECTTLLRGAGYSVFDHGELPTPAVHAAVAELYTHCTAPLRRLVDRYTAELCLAATAGRQAPEWVVRALPGLPKEMAEGTRRANTVERECVDLVEAALLAGEVGEVFDGFVIDVKDNEPAVGTVHIEDPAIVARIESGPPLPLGERLRVRLTQADPGSSKVLFAPA, from the coding sequence ATGCCCCGCCGCCAGCTACACATCACCGGCGCAGACGGCACCCCGCTGCGGGCGGCCCTGCGAGCCCTGCGCACCGAGCTCGGCCTGCCGGCCGGCTTCCCGCCCGCCGTACTCGCCGAGGCCGGGGACGCGGCGAGGACACCGGACGTCTCCGGCCACCATGACGCCACCGACCTTCCGTTCCTCACCATCGACCCGCCGGATTCCGAGGACCTGGACCAGGCGATGCATCTGGAGCGGCGCCGACACGGCTTCCGGGTGCACTACGCCATCGCCGACGTCGCCGCCTTCGTCCGGCCCGGCGGAGCGCTGGACACCGAGGCCCACCGGCGGGTGACGACGCTGTACTTCCCCGACGGCAAGGTCCCCCTGCACCCCCCGGTGCTCTCCGAAGGAGCCGCCAGCCTCCTCCCCGGCGAGACGCGCCCCGCCGCACTCTGGCGCATCGACCTCGACACGGAGGGCCGTGCCGTCACCGCAGAGGTGCGCCGCGCCCTCGTACGCAGCCGCGCGAAGCTCGACCCCGCGGGCGTCCAGCGGCAGATCGACGCCGGTACGGCCGAGGAGCCCCTCGCCCTGCTCAGGGACATCGGCCTGCTGCGCCAACAGCAGGAGATCGCCCGCGGCGGCATCTCGCTCGACGTGCCCCAGCAAGAGATCGTCGGGCGCGACGGAACCTACGGCCTCGACTACCGCGCGCCCGTGCCCGCCGAAGGCTGGAACGCGCAGATCTCGCTGCTCACCGGCATGGCGGCCGCCGGGATCATGCGGGACTCGGGCACCGGCATCCTCCGTACGCTGCCGGTGGCGCCCGACGGCGCGGTCGCCCGGCTCAGACGCTCCGCCGAAGCCCTGCGCGTCGAATGGCCGCACCATGTCCCCTACGCCGAAGTGATCCGCTCGCTGGACCCGGCGAAGGGCAGCCACGCGGCGTTCCTCCAGGAGTGCACCACGCTCCTGCGGGGCGCCGGCTACAGCGTGTTCGACCACGGCGAGCTCCCCACCCCCGCCGTGCACGCCGCCGTCGCCGAGCTCTACACCCACTGCACCGCGCCGCTGCGCCGCCTCGTCGACCGTTACACCGCCGAGCTGTGCCTCGCCGCGACCGCCGGCCGGCAGGCACCGGAATGGGTGGTCCGGGCCCTGCCCGGCCTGCCGAAGGAGATGGCCGAGGGGACCCGCCGCGCGAACACGGTGGAGCGTGAGTGCGTCGACCTCGTCGAGGCGGCGCTGCTCGCGGGCGAGGTCGGCGAGGTCTTCGACGGGTTCGTGATCGACGTCAAGGACAACGAACCGGCCGTCGGCACCGTCCACATCGAGGACCCGGCGATCGTCGCCCGGATCGAGTCCGGCCCGCCGCTCCCGCTGGGCGAACGGCTGCGGGTCCGGCTCACGCAGGCCGACCCGGGCTCGTCGAAGGTGCTGTTCGCGCCGGCGTGA
- the eda gene encoding bifunctional 4-hydroxy-2-oxoglutarate aldolase/2-dehydro-3-deoxy-phosphogluconate aldolase produces the protein MTSSAPAAVSASVLDLAPVVPVVVLEDAADAVPLARALVSGGLPAIEVTLRTAAALDAIRAIASEVPGAVVGAGTVISPAHVTETVAAGARFLVSPGWTDALLDAMTASGVPFLPGVSTTSEVVALLERGITEMKFFPAEAAGGTAYLKALSSPLPQARFCPTGGISLASAPSYLALPNVGCVGGSWMVPGDAVAAKDWARVERLAAEASALGRG, from the coding sequence ATGACCTCCTCCGCGCCCGCCGCCGTGTCCGCTTCCGTGCTGGACCTCGCCCCCGTAGTCCCCGTCGTCGTGCTGGAGGACGCCGCCGACGCGGTGCCGCTGGCGCGTGCGCTCGTCTCCGGCGGGCTGCCCGCGATCGAGGTCACGCTGCGGACGGCCGCCGCCCTCGACGCGATCCGGGCGATCGCCTCGGAGGTCCCCGGAGCGGTGGTCGGCGCGGGCACGGTGATCTCCCCCGCACACGTGACGGAGACCGTCGCGGCGGGAGCGCGCTTCCTCGTCAGCCCGGGCTGGACGGACGCCCTGCTGGACGCGATGACGGCGTCGGGTGTGCCGTTCCTGCCGGGCGTATCGACGACGTCCGAGGTGGTCGCGCTGCTGGAGCGCGGGATAACGGAGATGAAGTTCTTCCCCGCCGAGGCCGCGGGCGGCACCGCCTACCTGAAGGCCCTGTCCTCCCCCCTCCCCCAGGCCCGGTTCTGCCCGACGGGTGGCATCTCGCTCGCATCGGCGCCGTCCTACCTCGCCCTGCCCAACGTCGGCTGCGTGGGCGGCAGCTGGATGGTGCCCGGTGACGCGGTGGCGGCGAAGGACTGGGCGCGCGTGGAGCGGCTGGCTGCCGAGGCGTCGGCGCTCGGACGAGGCTGA